A single Pedobacter sp. PACM 27299 DNA region contains:
- a CDS encoding TatD family hydrolase gives MLLTDTHTHLYYETDPEKLDVLMQRCLDNHIERLFLPNVDIASIAKIDAMVEKYPQHCFAMAGLHPCDVKEDYELVLDEICESIVGREIYAIGEIGIDLHWDKTTLDIQKIALSEQIKWAKDLNLPIVIHCREAFDEIFEVLEKERDAKLRGILHCFTGNVEQAKQAIDLGFYLGIGGVVTYKNGGLDGVLKEIPLANLVLETDSPYLAPVPFRGKPNESSYLIHIAEKLADIYQTDIEEIAAVTTANSKTIFNI, from the coding sequence ATGCTTTTGACGGATACCCATACCCACCTATATTACGAGACAGACCCAGAGAAATTAGATGTCTTGATGCAAAGATGTCTTGATAATCATATAGAGCGCCTGTTTTTGCCCAATGTTGATATTGCTTCTATTGCCAAAATTGATGCGATGGTAGAAAAATACCCGCAACATTGCTTTGCGATGGCCGGATTGCATCCTTGTGATGTAAAAGAAGATTATGAATTGGTACTGGACGAAATCTGCGAAAGTATCGTAGGCAGGGAGATCTATGCCATTGGTGAGATTGGAATTGACCTGCACTGGGATAAAACCACTTTAGACATTCAGAAGATCGCTCTTTCTGAGCAGATCAAATGGGCGAAAGACCTGAACCTGCCGATTGTGATCCATTGCAGAGAAGCTTTCGACGAGATCTTTGAGGTATTGGAAAAAGAAAGAGATGCCAAATTAAGAGGGATTTTGCATTGCTTCACCGGAAATGTAGAACAGGCAAAACAAGCCATCGACCTCGGTTTTTACCTGGGTATCGGCGGTGTAGTCACTTATAAAAATGGCGGACTAGACGGGGTATTGAAGGAAATCCCATTGGCCAACCTGGTTCTGGAAACTGATTCTCCTTACCTGGCACCCGTTCCTTTTCGTGGAAAACCAAATGAAAGCAGTTACCTGATACACATTGCGGAGAAATTAGCAGACATTTACCAAACCGACATCGAAGAAATTGCTGCCGTCACTACTGCCAATTCTAAAACTATCTTCAACATCTAA
- a CDS encoding MAC/perforin domain-containing protein: MNKNYYLLSCLFLAASLFFGCSKEEFKLNDLQENSNSLSNRISLLSAGDGKNDLLGFGYDITGEYANSSAAKFPVIDVDRLQSEQPTRVIWDLSKKQEGKIIAGKNALDYTKGLSLRVDAEYTGVTPFFKATVTARYKDSTAFSSKFVYSSFDLMMIQKRVKFNANNAMLMDYLSPSFIADVSNQSAAYIVNNYGTHILKDIVLGAKLEVLYRSETSREDKIHAASAGVDVKVKAIFSINTGYSYNTTDVKDNFSQSLHYRTWGGNPSMQIVGEMPLGTNTPVVNIGSWQNSSTVENAEMINISEGGLIPIYDVINDPVKKAEVKAYVTKYLSDNQIHIVNEPPTRMIYRCYNASTNGRLLTVNPGEVAGSSSWQVEGPFAKIYPDNSIAGTIALHRFYLPNTKTHFYSNNRNELGPGNGNGVYEGIVGYIFSANVPGTQPLIRYVDNRGRHMFSVGFNELGWGTGGWMYEGILGYVIGT; the protein is encoded by the coding sequence TCAGCCTACTGTCTGCAGGAGATGGCAAAAATGATTTGCTTGGATTTGGATATGATATCACCGGAGAATATGCCAATTCTAGTGCTGCAAAGTTTCCTGTAATTGATGTGGATAGATTACAAAGTGAGCAACCAACTCGGGTAATTTGGGATTTATCAAAAAAGCAGGAAGGAAAAATTATCGCCGGAAAAAATGCTCTTGATTATACTAAAGGATTGAGTTTAAGGGTTGATGCTGAATATACCGGTGTGACCCCGTTTTTTAAAGCAACAGTAACAGCTCGTTATAAGGATTCTACTGCCTTCTCTTCTAAATTTGTTTATAGCAGTTTTGATTTGATGATGATACAAAAAAGAGTCAAATTCAACGCAAATAATGCGATGTTGATGGATTATCTTAGTCCTTCATTTATTGCAGATGTTAGTAATCAAAGTGCTGCATATATTGTAAATAATTACGGCACCCATATTTTAAAAGATATCGTTTTGGGCGCTAAGCTTGAAGTTTTGTATCGCTCAGAGACATCTAGAGAAGATAAAATTCATGCAGCATCTGCTGGAGTGGATGTGAAAGTTAAGGCTATTTTCAGTATAAATACGGGTTATTCATATAATACAACTGATGTTAAAGATAATTTTTCTCAATCATTGCATTATAGAACCTGGGGTGGTAATCCTTCAATGCAGATTGTTGGAGAAATGCCATTAGGTACGAATACACCTGTAGTCAATATAGGTAGCTGGCAAAATAGTTCTACTGTAGAGAATGCAGAAATGATTAATATTAGTGAGGGAGGCTTAATCCCAATTTATGATGTAATCAATGATCCTGTAAAAAAGGCAGAGGTAAAGGCATATGTTACCAAATATTTATCGGACAATCAGATTCATATCGTAAATGAGCCACCTACTAGAATGATCTATCGTTGCTACAACGCTAGTACTAATGGTAGATTGTTAACTGTTAATCCCGGTGAAGTAGCTGGAAGCTCCAGTTGGCAAGTTGAAGGACCGTTTGCTAAAATATATCCAGATAATTCTATAGCTGGGACAATAGCCTTACATAGATTTTACCTGCCTAATACAAAGACTCATTTTTATTCAAATAATAGAAATGAACTTGGGCCTGGAAATGGTAATGGTGTGTATGAAGGAATTGTGGGTTATATTTTTTCGGCGAACGTTCCAGGCACTCAGCCTTTAATTCGATACGTGGATAATAGAGGACGTCATATGTTCTCTGTCGGATTTAATGAACTGGGTTGGGGAACTGGTGGATGGATGTATGAAGGTATTTTAGGATATGTAATAGGTACATAG
- a CDS encoding MBL fold metallo-hydrolase, translated as MKIEQIYTGCLAEAAYYIESNGEAAIIDPLREIDPYLKRAEKDNATIKYIFETHFHADFVSGHVDLAEKSGAEIVYGPTAQTTFKSLIAADGQQFKIGAVTITTLHTPGHTPESTTYLLTDEEGKAHCIFSGDTLFIGDVGRPDLAQKGELTMEDMAATLYDSLHNKILTLPDHVLVYPAHGAGSACGKNMSKETFDTLGHQKEVNYALKASSKEQFIQEVTAGILPPPQYFAKNAAMNKHGYESFEEVCEKGLTPLTPDEFEAMANSTGALILDTRDPQVFAKGFIPSSVNIGLNGQFAPWVGALITDLKQPLLLVCEPGKEEEAIMRLSRVGYDNTIGFLMDGISLWAAAGKDLETITSISAAEFEKVLNNNENVKALDVRKPGEYEAEHLEQTLTRPLDYINDWTQEIDPKKTYYIHCAGGYRSMVAASILKARGVENVIDVAGGYAAIKTTGLKRTDFACPSKQMKA; from the coding sequence ATGAAGATAGAGCAGATATATACAGGTTGTTTAGCAGAGGCAGCCTATTACATAGAAAGTAATGGTGAAGCCGCAATTATTGATCCCCTACGGGAGATAGATCCCTATCTTAAACGTGCGGAGAAAGACAATGCAACGATAAAATATATTTTCGAAACTCATTTTCATGCTGATTTTGTGTCGGGTCATGTAGACCTGGCAGAAAAATCCGGTGCGGAAATCGTGTATGGCCCAACGGCCCAAACGACTTTCAAATCTTTGATCGCAGCCGATGGACAGCAATTTAAAATTGGTGCAGTCACGATCACCACCTTGCATACGCCTGGGCATACACCAGAATCAACCACTTATCTATTGACGGATGAGGAAGGTAAAGCACATTGCATTTTTTCTGGTGATACCCTGTTTATCGGTGATGTTGGTCGTCCGGATTTAGCACAGAAAGGGGAGCTGACCATGGAAGATATGGCCGCCACCCTGTACGATTCGCTGCACAATAAAATTTTAACACTTCCTGACCATGTATTGGTATACCCTGCACATGGTGCCGGTTCGGCCTGCGGAAAAAATATGAGCAAGGAAACTTTCGATACTTTAGGGCATCAAAAGGAAGTCAACTATGCCTTAAAAGCAAGTTCAAAAGAACAATTTATACAAGAAGTGACGGCAGGTATTTTACCACCACCTCAATATTTTGCTAAAAATGCCGCCATGAACAAACATGGTTATGAAAGCTTTGAAGAAGTTTGTGAGAAAGGATTGACGCCTTTAACACCAGACGAATTTGAAGCCATGGCAAATAGCACCGGGGCCCTGATCCTTGATACCAGAGATCCTCAGGTCTTTGCTAAGGGCTTTATTCCTTCTTCGGTGAACATTGGGTTAAATGGCCAGTTTGCCCCCTGGGTAGGCGCTTTAATTACCGATCTCAAACAACCTTTGCTATTGGTGTGTGAGCCGGGAAAAGAAGAAGAAGCGATTATGCGTCTTTCCAGAGTTGGTTACGACAATACCATTGGGTTTTTAATGGACGGCATCAGCTTATGGGCCGCTGCAGGAAAAGACCTGGAAACCATTACTTCTATTTCTGCTGCGGAATTTGAAAAAGTATTGAATAACAATGAGAATGTGAAAGCCCTGGATGTGAGAAAACCAGGAGAGTATGAAGCCGAACATCTGGAGCAAACTTTAACACGTCCTTTAGATTACATCAACGACTGGACGCAGGAGATCGATCCTAAAAAAACTTATTATATCCATTGTGCCGGTGGGTACCGCTCTATGGTAGCCGCATCGATTCTTAAAGCCCGAGGGGTGGAAAATGTAATCGATGTTGCCGGTGGTTATGCTGCCATCAAAACTACGGGATTGAAACGTACGGATTTTGCCTGCCCTTCCAAACAGATGAAAGCTTAA
- a CDS encoding YpdA family putative bacillithiol disulfide reductase, whose translation MNNYDVLIIGAGPIGMACAIEAKKAGLTYVIVEKGALVNSLFNYPVFMTFFSTSQRLEIGGVPFVSINPKPNRNEAVEYYRRVKEKFSLNIHLFEKVEQVKKNENGIFQVATSKTNYKTKKVIIATGFYDIPLMMNIPGESLPKVTHYYKDPHLYAFQNVVVIGANNSGIDAALETYRKGAKVTLVIRSGEIGSYVKYWVRPDIENRIKEGEITAHYHSEVTSIEEGKVTIKTPEGEHTIDNDFVIAMTGYHPDFAMLKNLGVEMGDGTQPFYNEETMESNLPGLYLAGVVCGGMDTHKWYIENSRVHAEQIFAHIAAGEKAVL comes from the coding sequence ATGAACAATTACGATGTACTGATTATTGGTGCCGGCCCGATTGGGATGGCTTGTGCGATTGAAGCTAAAAAGGCCGGACTGACCTATGTCATCGTTGAAAAGGGAGCATTAGTAAACAGTCTGTTCAATTACCCCGTTTTCATGACTTTCTTTTCTACTTCCCAGCGCCTGGAAATAGGGGGTGTTCCTTTTGTGAGCATCAATCCTAAACCCAATCGCAATGAAGCTGTAGAATATTATAGGAGAGTCAAAGAAAAGTTCTCTTTAAATATTCATCTTTTTGAAAAGGTGGAACAGGTGAAGAAGAATGAAAACGGGATATTTCAGGTTGCCACTTCAAAAACAAATTATAAGACCAAAAAAGTGATCATCGCGACTGGATTTTATGACATTCCACTAATGATGAATATTCCCGGCGAATCCTTGCCAAAAGTGACCCATTACTATAAAGATCCGCATTTGTATGCTTTTCAAAATGTAGTGGTGATCGGCGCCAATAATTCTGGCATTGATGCAGCTTTAGAAACTTACCGCAAAGGCGCAAAAGTAACATTGGTGATCCGCAGCGGCGAGATCGGTTCTTATGTAAAATATTGGGTGCGCCCGGATATAGAAAATAGGATCAAAGAAGGCGAAATCACCGCCCATTACCATTCTGAAGTGACCAGCATTGAAGAGGGGAAAGTAACCATCAAAACTCCGGAAGGGGAGCATACCATCGACAATGACTTTGTGATCGCGATGACCGGTTATCATCCTGATTTTGCCATGCTCAAAAACCTGGGTGTGGAAATGGGGGATGGTACACAGCCCTTCTATAATGAAGAAACGATGGAAAGCAATTTGCCAGGTTTATATCTTGCAGGCGTAGTATGCGGAGGGATGGATACCCACAAATGGTATATCGAAAATAGCAGGGTGCATGCCGAACAGATCTTTGCACATATCGCTGCAGGGGAGAAGGCAGTGCTGTAA
- a CDS encoding alpha/beta hydrolase — MKNTFKVLIAVILVALVVYFMGPRPAQPQYSAQLPVVPQLPELENYVKSIESKHKIKPGNEAEIVWADSANKQQSEYSVVYLHGYTASKEEGNPVHTYLAKEIHANLYLARLADHGIDTVSAMEYYTPDRAWESAKQALEIGRRLGKKVILMGTSTGGTLALKLAATYPKEVYSLMLMSPNIEINEKFAFLLNNPWGLQIARLNFGGKKEREVADSDPRYAKYWYTKYRLESAVELQELVETTMNKQTFEKVTQPTLLLYYYKNEQEQDKTVKVSAELKMFDELGTPAAMKVKKAIPNAGDHVIGSYITSKDIPTVLQAVDDFVKNILKISVAEKAAVQP, encoded by the coding sequence GTGAAAAATACATTCAAAGTACTTATCGCCGTTATTTTAGTCGCTCTCGTGGTATATTTTATGGGTCCAAGACCTGCGCAGCCACAATACAGCGCTCAGCTTCCTGTTGTTCCTCAACTTCCAGAGCTTGAAAATTATGTGAAATCTATCGAGTCCAAGCACAAGATCAAGCCGGGTAATGAGGCAGAGATTGTATGGGCAGATTCTGCGAACAAACAGCAGTCGGAATATTCAGTGGTTTACTTACATGGCTATACCGCTTCTAAGGAAGAGGGCAACCCTGTTCATACCTACCTGGCGAAAGAAATTCATGCCAATTTATACCTGGCCAGACTTGCGGATCATGGAATAGACACGGTTTCGGCAATGGAGTATTATACGCCGGACCGGGCTTGGGAAAGTGCTAAACAGGCTTTAGAAATTGGAAGAAGATTAGGAAAGAAAGTGATCCTGATGGGCACTTCTACTGGTGGTACATTGGCATTAAAGCTGGCTGCTACCTATCCTAAAGAAGTATATAGCTTGATGCTGATGTCGCCAAACATAGAGATCAACGAGAAGTTCGCTTTTCTATTAAACAACCCATGGGGATTACAGATTGCACGTTTGAACTTTGGTGGCAAAAAAGAAAGAGAAGTGGCCGACAGTGATCCTAGATATGCTAAATACTGGTATACTAAATACCGTTTAGAATCTGCAGTTGAGCTGCAGGAATTGGTAGAAACCACCATGAACAAGCAAACTTTTGAAAAAGTAACACAGCCAACCTTGCTGTTATACTATTATAAAAACGAGCAGGAACAAGACAAAACAGTAAAGGTATCTGCCGAGTTGAAAATGTTTGATGAACTGGGAACTCCGGCTGCTATGAAAGTTAAAAAAGCAATTCCTAATGCTGGAGACCATGTTATAGGTTCTTATATTACCTCTAAAGACATCCCAACTGTATTACAGGCTGTGGATGATTTCGTTAAAAATATATTGAAGATCTCAGTAGCTGAAAAAGCTGCGGTACAACCTTAA
- a CDS encoding asparaginase — protein sequence MTKILIIYTGGTIGMVNDPKTGVLIPFNFEQIQQNVPELARLNYDLSVHSFDPIIDSSNMDPLIWEQLASLIRDKYEEFDGFVILHGSDTMSFTASALSFMLENLSKPVILTGSQLPIGEIRTDAKENLITALEIAATKKQGKAMVPEVCIYFDYQLFRGNRSIKYNSEKFEAFRSPNYPILAEAGVHLSFFKNYIAKQPTEPLKVHTKFNANIGVLKLYPGISPQAVHAITKSGVDAIVLEAFGSGNTTTADWFIASLQDAINRGKLIIDITQCKRGAVELGKYETSKKLQQMGVICGYDTTFEATVTKLMYLMGQDYTAAEVGALMEQSLRGELTA from the coding sequence ATGACTAAAATACTGATCATCTACACCGGCGGAACCATAGGAATGGTAAACGATCCTAAAACCGGTGTACTCATTCCCTTTAACTTTGAGCAAATTCAACAAAATGTTCCGGAACTGGCCAGGTTAAACTACGACCTTTCCGTGCATTCTTTTGATCCGATCATCGACTCCTCTAACATGGACCCCTTAATTTGGGAACAGTTGGCCAGTTTAATCCGGGATAAATATGAGGAATTTGATGGTTTTGTAATTCTTCATGGTTCCGATACGATGTCTTTTACCGCTTCTGCATTGAGCTTTATGCTGGAGAATTTGTCGAAACCGGTGATCTTAACCGGCTCACAGCTGCCGATAGGAGAGATCCGAACAGATGCCAAAGAAAACCTGATTACCGCCCTGGAAATTGCGGCCACTAAGAAACAAGGAAAAGCAATGGTGCCCGAAGTGTGTATTTATTTCGACTATCAGCTATTTCGCGGCAACCGATCCATAAAATACAATTCAGAGAAATTTGAAGCCTTCCGCTCGCCAAATTATCCAATTCTGGCAGAAGCAGGAGTTCATTTATCTTTCTTTAAAAACTACATCGCAAAACAGCCTACAGAACCTTTGAAGGTACATACAAAGTTCAACGCTAATATTGGGGTACTGAAACTGTATCCGGGGATTTCTCCTCAGGCAGTTCATGCCATTACAAAATCAGGGGTGGATGCCATTGTGCTGGAAGCCTTCGGCTCCGGAAATACAACTACTGCAGATTGGTTCATTGCCAGTTTACAGGATGCCATCAATAGAGGCAAACTGATCATCGACATTACCCAGTGCAAAAGGGGAGCTGTAGAATTGGGGAAATATGAAACCAGTAAAAAGCTGCAGCAGATGGGCGTCATCTGTGGTTATGATACCACTTTTGAAGCTACAGTGACCAAATTGATGTATTTAATGGGGCAGGATTATACCGCAGCAGAGGTAGGCGCTTTAATGGAACAATCACTTCGCGGAGAGCTGACTGCCTGA